In Halorhabdus rudnickae, the following proteins share a genomic window:
- the rnhB gene encoding ribonuclease HII — translation MTNDGDVGRDSLRAGVDEAGKGPVLGSMFAACVVADPADLPEDVGDSKDIAPTRREELATAIRECAAAVAVSEVSVERIDDPETDMNTLTVVAHAEALETVARDSLATYLDAGDTNAVRFERRVADRIDADLDLRAEHGADESYPIVGAASILAKVARDAHVAELATEYGDVGSGYPGDATTREFLEEYVAEQGRLPACARESWQTSRDVRRQADQAALVDFENGDDRDSLDDNEDEGQAALDDF, via the coding sequence ATGACGAACGATGGAGACGTGGGGAGAGATAGCCTCCGCGCAGGCGTCGACGAGGCCGGCAAGGGGCCGGTACTGGGGTCGATGTTCGCGGCCTGCGTGGTCGCCGATCCCGCCGATCTCCCCGAAGACGTCGGTGACTCGAAAGACATCGCCCCGACGCGACGCGAGGAACTGGCGACGGCGATCAGGGAGTGTGCGGCGGCAGTCGCCGTCAGCGAAGTCAGCGTCGAACGGATCGACGATCCGGAGACGGACATGAACACACTGACGGTCGTCGCTCATGCGGAGGCCCTCGAGACGGTCGCCCGGGACAGCCTGGCGACGTACCTCGACGCTGGCGATACGAACGCCGTCCGGTTCGAGCGTCGGGTCGCCGATCGGATCGATGCCGACCTCGATCTCAGGGCCGAACACGGCGCGGACGAATCCTATCCGATCGTGGGGGCCGCAAGCATCCTCGCCAAGGTCGCCCGGGACGCTCACGTCGCGGAACTGGCCACCGAGTACGGCGATGTCGGCAGCGGGTATCCGGGCGACGCGACGACCAGGGAGTTCTTAGAGGAGTACGTCGCCGAACAGGGCCGCCTTCCCGCCTGTGCCCGTGAGAGCTGGCAGACCAGCCGGGATGTCCGTCGACAAGCCGACCAGGCTGCACTCGTGGATTTCGAGAACGGAGACGATCGGGATTCTCTCGACGATAACGAAGACGAGGGCCAGGCTGCCCTGGACGACTTCTGA
- a CDS encoding preprotein translocase subunit SecD, protein MDLKFRENWRVWMLVALLILSTIAIFPFGSLLAGGDGGNGGPTAVNDTDVATTNETYGTQPGGDFTNLNYGLDLAGGTRIRAPFVGVTADGIPIDAKEADALERSLASTLDVDPIDVSVTAYQNASGTVEVFAGDVGTDELETTLQDAGYDPETVREGVTEQTRSEVIDVLNNKINEGGLTGGTASVISTAGGEEYFAVVEVPGANQSEVEELIGTRGVVEVIAQRRVGNETTNETVLYGEDFTNIGIAQEANPSQGVRRPNVPANVKPDPARNFTDAMNRLDFSTQGVGNCDYGASTGGDGSYCLVTELDGEVIYTAPLGDGLAQEFRQETFADNPGFVMETGNYSDARQLSISLRVGTMPTNVNLTAGTTYYLQPSLAERFKGLALVTGLVTWLAVSIVVFIRYRRKEVAIPMLATATAEVYLLLGFAASIGLALDLSHIAGFIAVIGTGVDDLVIIADEILQRGEIATGRVFQDRFRKAFWVIGVAAVTTIIAMSPLTVLSLGDLTGFAIVTIVGVLIGVLITRPAYGDILRSLVLEE, encoded by the coding sequence ATGGATCTGAAATTCAGAGAGAACTGGCGGGTCTGGATGCTCGTCGCCCTGCTGATACTCAGTACGATCGCGATCTTCCCGTTCGGGTCGTTACTCGCTGGCGGCGACGGCGGCAATGGCGGACCCACGGCCGTCAACGACACCGACGTGGCGACGACCAACGAGACGTACGGGACCCAGCCAGGCGGTGACTTCACGAACCTCAATTACGGTCTCGACCTGGCGGGCGGGACCCGTATCCGGGCGCCATTCGTTGGTGTGACTGCCGACGGGATCCCGATCGACGCTAAAGAGGCCGACGCGCTCGAACGGTCGCTCGCATCGACGCTTGATGTCGACCCGATCGACGTCAGCGTGACGGCCTACCAGAACGCATCGGGGACCGTCGAGGTGTTCGCCGGTGACGTGGGGACTGACGAACTCGAGACGACTCTTCAGGACGCCGGCTACGATCCCGAGACCGTCCGGGAGGGCGTGACCGAGCAGACGCGTAGCGAGGTCATCGACGTCCTCAACAACAAGATCAACGAAGGTGGCCTGACCGGCGGGACTGCGAGCGTCATCTCCACGGCCGGCGGTGAAGAATACTTCGCCGTCGTCGAGGTGCCGGGCGCAAACCAGTCCGAGGTCGAGGAACTCATCGGCACACGGGGCGTCGTCGAAGTGATCGCCCAGCGTCGCGTCGGCAACGAGACGACCAACGAGACAGTGCTGTACGGCGAGGACTTCACCAACATCGGGATCGCCCAGGAGGCGAACCCCTCACAGGGTGTTCGGCGACCGAACGTCCCGGCGAACGTCAAACCTGACCCGGCACGGAACTTCACCGACGCCATGAACCGGCTGGACTTCTCGACGCAAGGGGTCGGCAACTGTGACTACGGCGCCTCGACCGGCGGCGACGGGAGTTACTGTCTGGTCACGGAGCTGGACGGCGAGGTGATCTACACGGCACCGCTGGGTGACGGACTCGCCCAGGAGTTCCGCCAGGAGACGTTCGCCGACAATCCGGGTTTCGTCATGGAGACGGGCAACTACTCCGACGCCCGCCAGCTCTCGATCAGCCTCCGGGTCGGGACGATGCCGACGAACGTGAACCTCACCGCGGGGACGACGTATTACCTCCAGCCCAGCCTGGCTGAACGATTCAAGGGACTCGCGCTGGTGACCGGCCTCGTCACCTGGCTGGCGGTCAGTATCGTCGTCTTCATCCGCTACCGGCGCAAGGAGGTCGCGATCCCGATGCTCGCGACTGCGACCGCCGAGGTGTACCTGCTGCTCGGCTTCGCGGCTTCGATCGGGCTGGCGCTCGATCTCTCGCACATCGCCGGGTTCATCGCCGTGATCGGGACCGGGGTCGACGACCTCGTGATAATCGCCGACGAGATCTTACAACGGGGTGAGATCGCCACCGGCAGGGTCTTCCAGGATCGCTTCCGGAAGGCCTTCTGGGTGATCGGCGTCGCTGCCGTCACCACGATCATCGCGATGAGCCCGCTGACGGTCCTCTCGCTGGGCGACCTGACCGGGTTCGCCATCGTGACGATCGTCGGCGTGTTGATCGGCGTGCTCATCACCCGCCCGGCCTACGGGGACATCCTCCGGAGCCTCGTTCTCGAAGAATAG
- the secF gene encoding protein translocase subunit SecF, translated as MVEFEVPEVDYTRYSNRQLLAVPLAVLGIALAIIAGVYLLTGTPVTPGVEFTGGTEFHVATEDTQATLQGLAGEGAEIRPVGLGGQEYIITVQPDRTETVESALRDEGYTESQTCSAAGGPSLCSVSERSAAFGERAQQTALLGVAAAFVGMSILIFIVFRSFVPSIAVVASAFSDIMIPVALMNVFGINLTLGAVAALLMLIGYSVDSDILLNNHILRRRGGFYESTYRAMRTGVTMTLTSLVAMIVMTIVATVLGIPLLPDIALILVFGLAADLMNTYMMNVSLLRWYKYEGVAR; from the coding sequence ATGGTTGAGTTCGAGGTCCCGGAAGTCGATTACACCCGGTATTCCAACCGCCAGCTGCTCGCGGTTCCGCTGGCGGTCCTGGGGATCGCACTGGCGATCATCGCCGGTGTGTACCTCCTCACCGGCACACCCGTGACGCCGGGGGTCGAGTTCACGGGCGGGACGGAGTTCCACGTCGCAACTGAAGACACGCAGGCCACGCTTCAAGGACTCGCCGGCGAGGGGGCGGAGATACGTCCTGTCGGTCTCGGTGGCCAGGAGTACATCATCACGGTCCAGCCCGACAGGACCGAAACTGTCGAATCGGCGCTCCGTGACGAGGGGTATACTGAGAGTCAGACGTGTTCGGCAGCTGGGGGACCGTCGCTGTGCTCGGTCAGTGAGCGCTCGGCGGCGTTCGGGGAGCGCGCCCAGCAGACGGCACTGCTTGGCGTTGCCGCTGCGTTCGTCGGCATGAGCATCCTCATCTTCATCGTCTTTCGATCGTTCGTACCGTCGATTGCGGTCGTCGCCTCGGCGTTTTCCGACATCATGATCCCCGTCGCGTTGATGAACGTCTTCGGGATCAACCTCACCCTGGGTGCGGTCGCCGCACTGCTGATGTTGATCGGGTACTCCGTTGACTCGGATATCCTGTTGAACAACCACATCCTGCGACGGCGGGGTGGGTTCTACGAGAGTACCTACCGGGCGATGCGGACCGGTGTGACGATGACGCTCACCTCGCTCGTGGCGATGATCGTGATGACGATCGTCGCAACGGTCCTCGGCATTCCGCTGTTGCCCGACATCGCGTTGATCCTCGTCTTCGGGCTTGCGGCCGACCTGATGAACACCTACATGATGAACGTCAGCCTGCTACGCTGGTACAAGTACGAGGGGGTGGCCCGATAA
- a CDS encoding guanosine monophosphate reductase has translation MNDLTTGRSYGDVLLVPQRSPVDSRDDVDLSTRLTPGIELDRPLLSAPMDTVTERETAIALSQSGGFGTIHRFLSIDEQAAEIRAVVEAGERVGAAVGISEGYLERTQRALEAGADAIVLDVAHAHLERCLSAVETLVDEYDPENLVVGNVATADGVEDLYAVGADAVKVGVGPGSHCTTRKVAGAGVPQLTAVDQCADAADSLDVPVIADGGIRSSGDAVKALMAGADTVMMGSLFAGTAESPGEVIEVDGERYKRSRGMATTAAAEDRTDKETDGPAADEGVEAMTPYSGPVTDVADGFAAGIRSGLSYCGGHTIPEARENAEFVAVEASAREREGAHFDHDWESVVGDGNE, from the coding sequence ATGAATGACCTCACCACCGGACGTTCGTACGGGGACGTCCTGCTCGTGCCACAGCGCTCGCCTGTCGACAGTCGCGACGACGTCGACCTCTCGACGCGGCTGACTCCTGGGATCGAACTGGATCGGCCGCTGCTCTCGGCGCCGATGGACACCGTCACCGAACGCGAGACGGCGATCGCCCTCTCGCAGTCGGGCGGCTTCGGGACGATCCACCGCTTTCTTTCGATCGACGAACAGGCCGCCGAAATCCGGGCCGTCGTCGAGGCTGGCGAACGCGTCGGTGCGGCCGTCGGGATCAGTGAGGGGTATCTCGAACGGACCCAGCGTGCGCTCGAAGCGGGTGCCGACGCCATCGTTCTGGACGTGGCCCACGCCCACCTCGAACGCTGTCTCTCCGCCGTAGAGACCCTCGTCGACGAGTACGACCCCGAGAATCTCGTCGTGGGCAACGTCGCGACCGCCGACGGGGTCGAAGACCTCTACGCCGTCGGTGCCGACGCAGTAAAGGTCGGCGTCGGTCCGGGATCACACTGCACGACCCGGAAGGTCGCCGGCGCTGGCGTCCCGCAACTGACGGCCGTCGATCAGTGTGCCGACGCCGCCGATTCCCTCGACGTTCCGGTGATCGCCGACGGCGGGATCCGCAGCTCCGGGGACGCCGTCAAGGCACTGATGGCCGGCGCTGACACGGTCATGATGGGGAGCCTCTTCGCCGGGACCGCCGAATCCCCCGGTGAGGTCATCGAGGTCGACGGCGAGCGCTACAAACGCTCGCGCGGGATGGCGACGACCGCCGCCGCGGAGGATCGCACCGACAAGGAGACCGACGGCCCCGCGGCCGACGAAGGCGTCGAGGCGATGACGCCCTACAGCGGACCGGTCACGGACGTTGCCGACGGCTTCGCCGCCGGGATCCGTTCGGGGCTGAGTTACTGTGGCGGGCACACGATCCCCGAGGCGCGCGAGAACGCCGAGTTCGTCGCCGTCGAAGCCAGCGCCCGCGAGCGCGAAGGCGCACATTTCGACCACGACTGGGAGAGTGTCGTCGGCGACGGCAACGAGTGA
- a CDS encoding DUF5812 family protein, with protein sequence MSEKTGTFVVTNVDAESAVLTDTTDAQVHTLAAHPDLSVGEVLEATIAPEPPLEVTWELRSVESRREIPIERSPERPTKQAREIAAEQDTGEVTTRERAGEGELHVLTVPEAQTEQAVADVQDDDATLRRAARLGVDRVEIRTAEGVLSVRYLP encoded by the coding sequence ATGAGCGAGAAGACGGGGACGTTCGTCGTGACGAACGTCGACGCGGAGTCGGCCGTGCTGACGGACACCACGGACGCGCAGGTCCACACGCTCGCTGCCCATCCCGACCTCTCCGTCGGCGAGGTCCTGGAGGCGACGATCGCGCCCGAACCGCCACTGGAGGTGACCTGGGAACTACGCTCGGTCGAGAGCCGTCGGGAGATTCCGATCGAGCGCAGCCCCGAGCGGCCGACGAAACAGGCCCGGGAGATCGCCGCCGAGCAGGACACCGGCGAGGTGACGACCCGCGAACGGGCCGGCGAGGGCGAACTGCACGTACTGACAGTCCCCGAAGCACAGACCGAGCAGGCGGTCGCTGACGTCCAGGATGACGACGCCACCTTGCGTCGGGCCGCCAGGCTGGGTGTCGATCGTGTCGAGATCCGGACCGCAGAGGGGGTCCTCAGCGTCCGGTACTTACCGTAG
- a CDS encoding CPBP family intramembrane glutamic endopeptidase: MRAIPWTERADISAIGEAGLWAIVGLFGSQLLAIPIVSVVFLLTGSVSPTFEYAAVMVASGIGMVILAGVYFHIYDRSRTYLDIRIPSLRDLGYSILGFILLLGGLMGISLVLQALSVQTAQHSIFETVDRTGNAELYLALIPLSFLVIAPTEEVFYRNIVQKSLYDRFERSHAVLIASSLFALIHIPAYLTSGLGPLVTTIPILFVLALVLGESYRRTRNLTVPILVHGAFNAFQFLAQYLVETRDIAAIISP, translated from the coding sequence ATGAGAGCGATACCTTGGACCGAACGAGCGGACATCTCGGCGATCGGGGAGGCGGGACTGTGGGCGATCGTCGGCCTGTTCGGGAGTCAATTACTTGCGATACCGATCGTTTCAGTCGTATTTCTCCTGACCGGGTCGGTGTCCCCCACGTTCGAATATGCCGCCGTGATGGTCGCCAGCGGGATCGGGATGGTCATTCTCGCCGGTGTCTACTTCCACATTTACGATCGCAGTCGAACATACCTCGACATCAGGATCCCGAGTCTTCGAGATCTGGGATACAGTATTCTCGGATTCATCCTCTTGCTTGGTGGACTGATGGGGATCAGTCTCGTACTTCAGGCCCTATCCGTACAGACCGCCCAGCATAGCATCTTCGAAACGGTCGATCGGACTGGGAACGCGGAACTCTACCTGGCACTCATCCCGCTCTCTTTTCTCGTGATCGCACCGACTGAGGAGGTCTTCTACCGGAATATAGTCCAAAAGTCCTTGTATGACCGATTTGAGCGCAGTCACGCAGTGCTCATCGCCAGCTCACTTTTCGCACTCATTCACATCCCAGCGTACCTCACGAGCGGCCTCGGCCCACTGGTGACGACGATCCCGATCCTGTTCGTCCTCGCACTGGTTCTGGGAGAAAGCTACCGTCGAACCCGGAACCTCACTGTGCCGATTCTCGTCCACGGCGCGTTCAATGCTTTTCAGTTTCTCGCCCAGTACCTCGTTGAAACGAGAGACATCGCAGCGATTATATCCCCCTGA
- a CDS encoding CopG family transcriptional regulator → MPTRFSVVFDDDRAREIEDLARQYELTEEEVLRQLLDLGLDVLEDGEGQTPRSDETQI, encoded by the coding sequence ATGCCGACTCGTTTCTCGGTCGTTTTCGACGACGACCGGGCGCGCGAGATTGAGGACCTCGCCCGGCAGTACGAGTTGACCGAAGAGGAGGTACTCCGGCAGTTGCTGGATCTGGGCTTAGACGTGCTCGAAGACGGCGAGGGCCAAACACCGCGGAGCGACGAGACCCAGATCTAG
- a CDS encoding NOB1 family endonuclease, whose protein sequence is MNVLDASAFINEYHTDEKISTIPLVREELEDESAYRFDALEGSGMHLHIPDEETVEQIRRAAGETGDLDGLSTTDIRLVAAAFELDGRLVTDDYAMQNVAEKLDIEVEVIAREGIEEQREWHFQCQGCGREFDENHDRCPICGSPLSKKNPSSA, encoded by the coding sequence ATGAACGTTCTCGACGCTTCGGCTTTCATCAACGAGTATCACACCGACGAGAAGATCTCGACGATCCCGCTCGTCCGCGAAGAACTCGAAGACGAGAGCGCCTATCGCTTCGACGCCCTCGAGGGGTCGGGGATGCACCTGCACATCCCCGACGAGGAGACCGTCGAACAGATCCGCCGGGCCGCCGGGGAGACCGGCGATCTCGACGGGCTTTCGACGACGGATATCAGGCTCGTGGCTGCGGCCTTCGAACTCGATGGGCGGCTGGTCACTGACGACTACGCGATGCAGAACGTCGCCGAGAAACTCGACATCGAGGTCGAGGTGATCGCCAGAGAGGGCATCGAAGAACAGCGCGAGTGGCACTTCCAGTGTCAGGGCTGTGGCCGGGAGTTCGACGAGAACCACGATCGCTGTCCGATCTGTGGCAGTCCACTCTCGAAAAAGAACCCCTCGAGTGCGTAG
- a CDS encoding PRC-barrel domain-containing protein, translating to MAEILAENLSGKAVMGSDGAEIGMLYNITMDIESGKLDDLVIEPDETLGETSFDVDDAGRVHVPVGRVQAVKDHMIIQR from the coding sequence ATGGCCGAAATACTCGCCGAGAACCTCTCCGGGAAAGCCGTCATGGGATCGGATGGGGCCGAGATTGGCATGCTGTACAATATCACGATGGACATCGAATCGGGCAAACTCGACGATCTCGTCATCGAACCCGACGAGACCCTCGGGGAGACGTCCTTCGATGTCGACGACGCTGGACGTGTCCACGTCCCCGTCGGTCGCGTACAGGCCGTCAAAGACCACATGATCATTCAGCGTTAA
- a CDS encoding helix-turn-helix transcriptional regulator codes for MDLRALHGKQLLAAVAFVAATVVLAVQLITPTPVVVSIGGNGAEVAELGGYFQYRDVAIIGVAAALLGASGTYLVTRDWSRATAGSPTTDRRSPTPTGDPVRDDGNDDLPPSDDLLESRRAEWEETADRLANNEREIYETVLEADGVMAQSDIVEATDLSKATVSRTLDSLETKNLLERKRRGMGNMILLL; via the coding sequence ATGGATCTGCGGGCCCTCCACGGCAAGCAACTCCTCGCCGCAGTCGCGTTCGTCGCCGCCACGGTGGTCCTCGCGGTGCAGTTGATAACCCCGACGCCCGTTGTGGTCTCGATCGGCGGGAACGGGGCCGAAGTGGCGGAACTCGGCGGATACTTCCAGTACAGAGACGTGGCAATCATCGGCGTCGCTGCGGCGCTGCTGGGTGCGAGCGGGACGTACCTCGTGACCCGCGACTGGTCACGAGCGACCGCTGGATCGCCGACGACCGACCGGCGGTCGCCGACGCCGACGGGTGATCCCGTTCGCGACGACGGGAATGACGACCTCCCGCCCAGCGACGATCTACTCGAATCGCGTCGTGCCGAATGGGAGGAAACGGCCGATCGGCTGGCGAACAACGAACGAGAGATCTACGAGACAGTTCTGGAGGCCGACGGCGTCATGGCCCAAAGCGACATCGTCGAGGCGACTGACCTCTCGAAGGCGACGGTCAGCCGGACGCTCGACAGTCTGGAGACCAAGAATCTGCTCGAGCGCAAGCGCCGGGGGATGGGGAACATGATCCTATTACTGTAG
- the infB gene encoding translation initiation factor IF-2 — MAEDTPHDTEESPSLRTPIVAVLGHVDHGKTTLLDTIRGSAVTEGEAGAITQHIGSTAVPLSVIGEMAGDLVDPDDFDLPGLLFIDTPGHHSFSTLRSRGGALADIAIVVVDVTDGFQPQTEEALNILKRTQTPFIVAANKVDTIPGWNPNDDQPIQVTKERQPDRVQSDLDERLYELIGQLSDEGFSADFYWRVQDFQNNIGVVPLSALTGEGVPDLLTVLMGLSQRYLKEEMAIDVTGPGAGTVLEVTDERGFGATIDAVVYDGTIRADDQIVVGGLEESIVTDVRALLQPRPLAEIRTEKEFEKVDSVAAAAGVKIAAPDLDDAMAGAPVRVVRDRPVGEVIAEVEAELAEIEVGTEEEGVVVKADTLGSLEALSGTLEEEEIPIMRAEVGDVAPRDIRVAETANESIHQAILAFGVDILDDAVRLAEQEEVRIFEHDVIYQLVEDYQEHVTAIEESQQEQILENITRPARFRILKDHTFRQSDPAVVGVEILSGTITRNSNAVRFEGSEPERVGGLKGIQDEGEDVDEARAGDRVAVSIDGPTVGRDIEEGDELWTELPEKHAKILEQELLEEIPADEREALSMYLDKHRKRDPFWGK; from the coding sequence ATGGCCGAAGATACACCACACGATACCGAGGAGTCGCCGTCGCTCCGGACCCCCATCGTGGCGGTCCTGGGCCACGTCGACCACGGCAAGACGACGCTACTGGACACGATCCGCGGCTCGGCGGTCACCGAGGGCGAAGCCGGCGCGATCACCCAGCACATCGGATCGACCGCGGTGCCGCTGTCCGTGATCGGCGAGATGGCCGGCGATCTGGTCGATCCCGACGATTTCGATCTGCCTGGCCTGCTGTTCATCGACACGCCAGGCCATCACTCCTTCTCGACGCTCCGGTCGCGCGGGGGGGCACTCGCGGACATCGCAATCGTCGTCGTCGACGTCACCGACGGCTTCCAGCCACAGACGGAAGAGGCGCTAAACATCCTCAAGCGGACGCAGACGCCGTTCATCGTCGCGGCCAATAAGGTCGACACGATTCCGGGCTGGAACCCCAACGACGACCAGCCCATCCAGGTGACCAAGGAACGCCAGCCCGACCGCGTCCAGTCGGATCTCGACGAACGGCTCTACGAACTTATCGGCCAGTTGAGCGACGAGGGCTTCTCGGCGGACTTCTACTGGCGCGTCCAGGACTTCCAGAACAACATCGGCGTCGTCCCGCTATCGGCGCTGACCGGCGAGGGCGTCCCCGACCTGTTGACGGTGCTGATGGGCCTCTCTCAGCGCTACCTCAAAGAGGAGATGGCCATCGACGTAACGGGACCGGGCGCGGGGACCGTCCTCGAAGTCACTGACGAACGCGGGTTCGGGGCGACTATCGACGCCGTCGTCTACGACGGGACGATCCGGGCGGACGATCAGATCGTCGTCGGTGGGCTGGAGGAGTCGATCGTCACCGACGTCCGTGCGCTGCTCCAGCCCCGCCCGCTCGCTGAGATCCGGACCGAAAAGGAGTTCGAGAAGGTCGACTCCGTGGCGGCCGCTGCGGGCGTGAAGATCGCCGCGCCAGATCTTGACGACGCGATGGCCGGCGCGCCGGTCCGCGTCGTGCGCGACCGGCCGGTCGGGGAAGTCATCGCCGAGGTCGAGGCCGAACTCGCCGAGATCGAGGTCGGGACCGAAGAGGAAGGCGTGGTCGTCAAAGCCGACACGCTGGGCAGTCTCGAAGCGCTCTCGGGGACGCTCGAGGAAGAAGAGATCCCAATCATGCGCGCAGAAGTCGGCGATGTCGCGCCGCGGGACATCCGAGTTGCCGAGACCGCCAACGAATCGATCCATCAGGCGATCCTGGCGTTCGGCGTCGACATCCTGGACGACGCCGTCAGGCTGGCCGAACAAGAAGAGGTCCGGATCTTCGAACACGACGTGATCTACCAGCTCGTTGAGGACTACCAAGAGCACGTCACGGCGATCGAGGAGTCCCAGCAGGAGCAGATCCTCGAAAACATCACCCGCCCGGCGCGCTTCCGTATCCTCAAGGACCACACGTTCCGCCAGTCCGACCCGGCAGTCGTCGGCGTCGAGATCCTCTCGGGGACGATTACCCGCAATTCCAATGCCGTCCGCTTCGAGGGATCCGAACCCGAGCGCGTCGGGGGGCTCAAAGGCATTCAGGATGAGGGCGAGGATGTCGACGAGGCGCGGGCGGGCGATCGCGTCGCCGTCTCGATCGACGGCCCGACGGTCGGGCGGGATATCGAGGAGGGAGACGAACTCTGGACGGAACTTCCGGAGAAACACGCCAAAATTCTCGAACAGGAACTCCTCGAGGAGATCCCTGCCGACGAGCGCGAGGCGCTATCGATGTACCTGGATAAGCATCGCAAGCGCGATCCCTTCTGGGGCAAGTAG
- a CDS encoding winged helix-turn-helix domain-containing protein has product MATDQTRMAGSDVPDDPGDLLPEDSVLTLEEYLDMHAAVGHRTRYEILYRLVHGGEMSPKELDAALDVDDSTLHYHLNELLDVDLVEKRQRTERGQDGLYTYYQATVFGEVTLTDGVEALILGEREFDAMYDSSSN; this is encoded by the coding sequence ATGGCAACGGATCAGACGCGGATGGCCGGCAGTGATGTCCCGGACGATCCGGGGGACTTGCTGCCCGAGGATAGCGTCCTCACGCTCGAGGAGTACCTCGACATGCACGCCGCCGTCGGCCACCGAACCCGCTACGAGATCCTCTATCGGCTCGTTCACGGCGGGGAGATGAGTCCGAAAGAACTCGACGCGGCACTCGACGTTGACGACAGTACGCTCCATTACCACCTCAATGAACTGCTCGATGTCGACCTCGTCGAGAAACGACAGCGTACCGAACGGGGCCAGGACGGGCTGTACACGTACTATCAGGCGACCGTCTTCGGCGAGGTCACGCTCACTGATGGGGTCGAGGCGTTGATCCTCGGTGAAAGAGAGTTCGACGCGATGTACGACAGTTCGAGCAACTGA
- a CDS encoding DUF5811 family protein has translation MYGNTSFAGQSGNEVDLSPDERRALRSDLTRVAARTRELLPADFVVGSELTTGNDGPQAMIAVQPPIGSPVSAGYTPDSAAELRIDEGECTELAQGLAASAALQVKQAMGDNNSPAAQ, from the coding sequence ATGTACGGAAACACGTCGTTCGCGGGACAGTCGGGAAATGAAGTCGATCTCTCGCCGGACGAACGTCGGGCACTCCGGAGCGACCTCACCCGTGTAGCTGCCAGAACGCGCGAACTCCTCCCCGCGGACTTCGTAGTCGGCTCGGAACTCACGACCGGCAACGACGGCCCGCAGGCGATGATCGCCGTCCAGCCTCCGATCGGATCGCCCGTCAGCGCCGGCTATACGCCCGACTCCGCGGCGGAACTCCGTATCGACGAGGGCGAGTGTACGGAACTCGCACAGGGGCTTGCCGCAAGCGCCGCTCTGCAGGTCAAACAGGCGATGGGCGACAACAACTCGCCAGCCGCGCAGTAA
- a CDS encoding pyruvoyl-dependent arginine decarboxylase — protein sequence MGTIRIVTGSGRGPTPTAAYDAALAAAGVHNYNLVTLSSVIPADAKIERVGTAPDLGPAGQGLYVVEAAETTDAGEAAAAIGWTRESDGPGIFYEVSGANDERVRADVRAGLAAGRDLREWDFGDEHLEVATADADEDEAEYACAVVLAVFGRSQVLV from the coding sequence ATGGGAACAATACGGATTGTCACGGGTTCGGGACGCGGCCCGACGCCGACGGCCGCCTACGACGCGGCCCTGGCCGCGGCCGGCGTCCACAACTACAACCTTGTGACGCTGTCGTCGGTTATTCCTGCCGACGCGAAGATCGAACGCGTCGGGACGGCTCCGGATCTCGGTCCGGCTGGACAGGGCCTGTACGTCGTCGAGGCTGCGGAGACGACCGATGCCGGCGAGGCGGCAGCAGCGATCGGCTGGACGCGCGAGTCCGACGGCCCAGGTATCTTCTATGAAGTCTCCGGTGCGAACGACGAACGCGTCAGGGCGGACGTCCGGGCGGGACTGGCGGCCGGCCGGGACCTCCGGGAATGGGATTTCGGCGACGAACATCTCGAGGTCGCGACCGCGGACGCGGACGAAGACGAGGCGGAGTACGCCTGTGCGGTCGTCCTGGCGGTCTTCGGTCGGAGTCAGGTTCTGGTCTGA